Proteins encoded in a region of the Panthera uncia isolate 11264 chromosome B2 unlocalized genomic scaffold, Puncia_PCG_1.0 HiC_scaffold_24, whole genome shotgun sequence genome:
- the KCNK16 gene encoding potassium channel subfamily K member 16: MPQARLCSCWGGRVLPLLLAYVCYLLLGATVFQLLEKQAEAQSRDQFQFEKLRFLENYTCLDQRALEQFVQVIMEAWVKGVNPKGNSTNPSNWDFGSSFFFAGTVVTTIGYGNLAPSTEAGQVFCVFYALVGIPLNVVFLNHLGAGLHAHLAALERWEEQPRRSQLLQILGLALFLTLGTLVILIFPPMVFSHVEGWSFGEGFYFAFITLSTIGFGDYVVGTDPSKHYISVYRSLAAIWILLGLAWLALVLPLGPLLLHRCSQLWLLSRGLGLKEGGAPEMEGVPRPQKTPISA, encoded by the exons ATGCCCCAAGCCAGGCTCTGCAGCTGCTGGGGTGGCCGGGTGCTGCCCCTGCTGCTGGCCTACGTCTGCTACCTGCTGCTTGGTGCCACTGTCTTCCAGCTGCTGGAGAAGCAGGCGGAGGCTCAGTCCAGGGACCAGTTCCAGTTTGAGAAGCTGCGCTTCCTGGAGAACTACACGTGCCTGGACCAGCGGGCCCTGGAGCAGTTTGTGCAG gtGATCATGGAAGCCTGGGTGAAGGGTGTGAACCCCAAAGGCAACTCCACCAACCCCAGCAACTGGGACTTCGGCAGCAGTTTCTTCTTTGCAGGCACAGTTGTCACCACCATAG gaTACGGCAACCTGGCGCCCAGCACGGAGGCAGGCCAGGTCTTCTGTGTCTTCTATGCCCTGGTGGGCATCCCGCTCAACGTGGTCTTCCTCAACCACCTGGGTGCAGGCCTGCACGCCCACCTGGCCGCCCTCGAGAGGTGGGAGGAGCAGCCCAGGCGCTCCCAG CTGCTGCAGATCCTGGGCCTGGCTCTGTTCCTGACCCTGGGGACGCTGGTCATTCTCATCTTCCCGCCAATGGTCTTCAGCCACGTGGAGGGCTGGAGCTTCGGTGAAGGCTTCTACTTTGCCTTCATCACTCTCAGCACCATTGGCTTCGGGGACTATGTTGTCG GTACAGACCCCAGCAAGCATTACATCTCGGTGTACCGGAGCCTGGCAGCCATCTGGATCCTCCTGGGCCTGGCCTGGCTGGCTCTGGTCCTCCCACTGGGTCCTCTGCTTCTGCACAGGTGCTCCCAGCTCTGGCTACTCAGCAGGGGACTTGGCCTCAAGGAAGGGGGAGCCCCCGAGATGGAAGGGGTCCCCAGGCCTCAGAAGACCCCTATCTCTGCATGA